GTCAACGACCTTTTCTACACACTTCCTGGGACACTACCATGTAGAGTTACATCCTGGTCCAAGGAGGAGAGAGAAATTGGCTACTCCAAGAAGAAACCACACCCGGGAGTTCAAGCTCCAGTGCTGCCGGCAGGCGGCCACCGGAGAGAAGCGCCCCGCCCAGAGAATCTGCCGCGAGCACAACCTCTCACAGAGCGTGCTGCTGCGGTGGCGCAAGGAGTACGAGGCTCGTGGTGAGGCGGCCTTTACCGAGAAACAACCCTCCGGCGACGAAGCCCTTGAGGCGAGAATCGCCGAGTTGGAGCGTTTCTGCGGACAGCTCTCCCTGCAGAATTCGATCCTAAAAAAGTCGCTCGCGAGCATGCAGTCGCACAGAGGCACGCCGTGATCGCGCGGGTGCGCGAGGAGCATCCCGGGATGTCCATAGAGAGGCTCTGCGATCCGATGGGTGTGAGCCGCTCGTGGTATTACGAACGTCCTTCTGCTACGGAGAAGGCCAAAAAGGACGTGGAACTACGCGACGCCATAGAGCGGATCGTTCTGGAGTTTCCTGGCTACGGATACCCTCGGGTGAGCGCGGCACTTGAGCGTGAAGGGTGGAGTGTAAACCACAAGCGGGTCTTGAGGATCATGCGAGAAG
The Rubrobacter xylanophilus genome window above contains:
- a CDS encoding transposase — translated: MATPRRNHTREFKLQCCRQAATGEKRPAQRICREHNLSQSVLLRWRKEYEARGEAAFTEKQPSGDEALEARIAELERFCGQLSLQNSILKKSLASMQSHRGTP